Sequence from the Pseudomonas sp. LS.1a genome:
GGTGTCACCCACGTAGCGCACACCGCCGCCAATGCCGAAGCCGTCCAGTGGCCCGCTGTGCCAGGTGTAGTCGGCCCACAGGGTTGCCTGGTTGCGCGGGATCAGCGCCATGCGATTGCCTTTGTCGTCACCCTTCAGGATCTCGGTGTCGGTATAGGTATACGATGCGATCGCCTTGAGGTTCTCGGTAACCTGGGTGGAGGCTTCCAGTTCCAGGCCGCGAACCTGCAGTTCGCCCACCTGGCGGGTGATGCTGCCTTCCGTGACGCTGACGTTCTGCTGCTTCAGGTCATACACCGCTGCAGTGAGCAGGGTGTCAGTCCCGACGGGCTGGTATTTCACACCCACTTCATACTGACGGCCTTCGGTCGGTTTGAACGACTCCGTGGAGTTGAAGTTGGCACCACTGGCCGGCTGGAACGACTCGGTGTACGAAAAGTACGGCGTAATGCCGTTGTCGAACACGTAACTCAGGCCGACGTTGCCGCTGAAGGCCTTGTCGCGCTGGGTATTGGTGGCGTCGTTGCTGTTATGGAACACAGCGCCGGTGTGAATCCAGTCTTCACGACCACCCAAGGTCAGGCGCCAGTTGTCGAGCGACATCTGGTCCTGGACGTAGGCGCCTGTCTGGTGGGTTTTCTGCTGGAAGTCCTGCATGGCGAAGTAGGTGACGTTCGACAGGTCGGCGCCATACACCGGGCGGTTGACGTTGATCGGTGGCACGCCCATGCCATACAGCCACTGATAGTTGGTATTCGAACGCTGATGGTCCAGGCCCAGCAGCACGGTGTGGCTGATGTCGCCGGTCTGGAAGTCGGCCTGGAAGTTGTTGTCGACGGCGAACTGGCTGATGTCTTCGTTGACGATACCCGACTCGCGGTTGACGTTGCCATCGGCGTCGATGCTGTTGACGGTTGCCACCTGCACGGCCTGGAACGACAGGTCGCTCTTGGTGTAGCGCAGGTTCTGGCGGAACTGCCAGGTGTCGTTCAGGCGGTGCTCGAAGGCATAGCCCAGCGCGTAGTAAGTGCGGTCGTAGAAGTCCCAGTCCGGTTCGCCAAGGTTCTTGTGGTGGGAAATCTTGCCGGTCGGTCCGTCCAGTTTGGTGCCTTGCAGCGGCAGGAACTGGCCGGTGATACCAGTATCGTCCCGGGTGTACTGGGAGATGAAGGTCAGCTTGGTATCGTCATCGATGTTCCAGGTCAGGCTAGGTGCGATGTTGTAGCGCTTGTCCGGGATGTGGTCGACGGATGAGTTGCTGTCACGCACCACACCACTTACGCGGTAGAGAAACTTGCCTTCATCGTCGATCTTGCCGGTGCTGTCGAAGTTGATCTGCTGGTGTTCGTTGCTACCCACCTGGGCTTCGATCTGGTGCGCACTTTCAAATTGCGGCCGGCGGCTGACCATGTCGAGCAGGCCGCCCGGTGGTGTCTGGCCATACAGCGACGACGCCGGGCCGCGCAGCACGGTAATGCGTTCGAGGTTCCATGGCTCGACCTTGGGGTTGGCGAACGAGCCCTTGGGCAGCGGCAGGCCGTCAAGGAACTGGGTCGGCTCGAAACCGCGTATACGCAACCAGTCGGCGCGCGAGTCCGAACCGTAACCGCTGCTTTGCACGCCTGCGGTGTAGCGCAGGGCGTCATTGAGGTTGAGTACCTGGCGATCATCCAGTTGCTGGCGAGTGATGACGGTCATCGAACGTGGGGTCTCGACGATTGGTGTGTCGGTCTTGGTACCCGCGGCAGTGCGTGTGGCCACGTAGCCGCTGGAGGTACCCCAGGCGCTTTCATAGCTGGAAGTCGCATTGATAGCAGTCTCCGGTAGCGCCAGTGTCCCTTCTGGCGTGGCCACCAGGCTGTAGCTGCCCACGCTGCTTTGCTGCAACTGCAGGCCAGTGCCGCGCAGGGCCGCCTGCAGGGCGCCGAGGCCATCGTAATGCCCGCTTACCGGGGCCGAGGTGCGGCCGCTGACCAATGCCGGGTCGATGGCCAGGGCGATGCCGGCCTGGCTGGCGATCTGGTTGAGGGTGGTGGCCAGCGGGGCGCCGGGCAGGTCGTAGGTGCGTGGAGCGGATTGCTCGGCGGCGAACAGGGCTGGGCTGGCCAATGGCGCGGCCACGGCGATGGCCAGGGCCATCAGGCTGGGGCGCAGGATACGATCAACAGCACGGGACATGCAGCGGCTCCTCGACGGATAAGTGCGTTCTGCTTCCTTGCCGAGCGAGATTTGAAAAGTGACAGGGTGAATCTGAAAAAAAGTGAGAATTATTTGAAGTTGGTTTTTGCCTGTACCGGCTCTTTCGCGGGTAAACCCGCTCCCACAGGGATCGCGGAGGCTTTGAGGCTGGTGCAATCCTGTGGGAGCGGGTTTACCCGCGAAGAGGCCGGTGCAGGACTACTTGGGACCGACGGTCACCCACCACTGGGTATGTCGCTCGACCTTCACCGGCAGTGCCGGCACCAGCGACGCCAGCGCCAGGTCGGTGTCGGTCAGCGGGAAGCTGCCGGTGACACGCAAGTCGGCGACCTCGTCGTCTACCCCGAGGTAACCGCTGCGGTACTGGCCAAGCACGGCCAGCAGATCGCCCAGGCGCACGTTGTCCACCACCAGCATGCCGCGGGTCCAGGCGTCGGCACCGGCGGGGACCGCGCCGATTCGGCCGAGACCATTGGTGTTCATCAGCACCTGCTGGCCTTCACGCAGCACCTGTTCGTCGCCGCTGTTCAGCGGCATGGCGGCGACCGAGGCTTGCAGCACCTCCAGGCGTGTACCGCCGTCCTCACGGCGCACCAGGAAGCGCGTGCCCAATGGGCGCAGGCTGCCATCCTCGGTGCGTACCAGCAGCGGGCGCGAGTCCTGGTGGCCGGTTTCGACCGAGATCTCGCCCTGGTGCAGCACGATCACCCGTTGCTCGCCTGCGTAGTCGATATCCACGGCAGTGTGGCTGTTCAGGCTCAGCAAGGTGCCGTCTTCCAGGCGCAGGGTACGCAGTTCGCCGGTGGCGGTGCGCTGGTCGGCCAACCAGTAACTGGGTGCCAGCGATGGTGCGCCGACCCAGGCCAGCAGCGAGCCCAGTAGAAACATGCCGGCCAGCCCGCCGCCGACCTTGCCGATACGTCGGCGCAGGCCGGCGCGCGATTGCAGCAGGGCCTGGCGTGCGGGGCCTGCAGCGGCGCTGACGCGCTGGTCCATGGCGCCGAGTTGGCGCCATGCGCGGGCGTGCTCCTCGCTGGCTGCATGCCAGCGCATGAATTCGCTGCGCTCATCAGGTGTACCGCTGCCACTGTCGAGGCTGAGTTTCCAGGCAATGGCGGCTTCCAGTACCCGGGACGAAACCGGTGCACTGCTCACGTCGGCTCCCCGTACAGGGCCACGTAGCACTGGCGCATGCCCTGGGCGATGTACTGGCGCACCCGCGACACCGAAACCCCCAGGCGCTCGGCGATTTCGGCATGGCCCATGCCGTCCAGGCGATTGTGCAGGAATGCTGCGCGGGCCTTGCTCGACAGCTTGCCGAGCAGGCGGTCGATGGCCTTGAGGTCTTCGAGGATCAGGTGCTGCACTTCTGGGGACGGTTGTTCGGCTTCCGGCATCAGTGCCAGTTCGGCCAGGTAGGCCTGTTCCAGCGCGGCGCGGCGGAAGTGGTCGAACATCAGGCCCTTGGCCACTGCGGCCAGGAAAGCACGGGGCTCGCGGGGCCTGACCAGTTGCTCACGGCCGAGCAGGCGCACGAAAGTGTCCTGGCTCAGGTCTTCGGCACGTTGGCGGCAGGCCATGCTGCGTTGCAGCCAGGCAAGCAGCCAGCCGCGGTGGTCGCGGTACAGCGCACCGACCAGATCGGCGTGTGGGCTCTGTGCAGAAGACAAGCAGCGTTCCCCCGGAACGTAGGTATTAACTAACGATAATTATTCGCGATTGTTGCAGAGGGGAGGGGGTGGGTGCAATGGACGCTTATCGGATGGCTAGCATCCAAGGTCATGCAGATGTGTTGCCTGTGTTGGCCTCTTCGCGGGTAAACCCGCTCCCACAGTATTTCCAGGGTTTCAAAGGTAGTGCAGTCCTTGTGGGAGCGGGTTTACCCGCGAAGACGCCAGCAAGGGCAGCGCAAAGCTACAGGCCGTGATTGTGCACCTTGCGCCTGCGCCACCCGCGCAAGCGCTGCTCCAGCTGCAACGGGCTGTCTAGCTGTTGGCGCCGGGCCTGGCTGAACAGGATCAGCGCCAGCTCGGCGGTCACCAGGGCATCGGCGCTGGCATGATGGCGCTCCTCCACCTGCAGGCCAAACCGCGTCACCCAGTCATCCAGCCCGGCCTCGCGCAGCACGGTGTCGGGGTTGAGCATCGGCGCCAGCTCGGCAACATCGAGGAAGGGCGACTGCAAGCGATAGCCCAGGCTTTCCTTCAGCGCCCTGGCCAGCATGCGCTGGTCGAACGGTGCATGGAATGCCAGCACCGGGCTATTGCCAATGAAATCGAGCAAATCGAGCAAGGCCTCGGCCGGGTCGCATCCGGCAGCCAGGGCACTCGGGCCCAGGCCGTGGATCAGCACGCTGGCGTTGGTCTTCTGCAAAGGTCGGTGCAGGGTGCGTTCGAACTGTTGGGCAAAATCGATGGCGCCATCTTCGATGGCCACGGCGCCAACCGACAGCACCTGGTCACGGTTGGGGTTCAGGCCGCTGGTCTCCAGGTCGAGCACCACCCAGCGCTGCTCGCGCAGGGTACACACCCCCAGTGGCGCGGCCTTGGGCAGCCGGGCCAGGCGCTGGCGTGTGGCATGGTCCAGTTCGGGTGCACTGGGGCGCAGCCAGGCAAACAGGCTCATAGCTGGTACCGCAAGGCCAGGCTGCTTTGCAGGCGCTGGGCCTGGCGCAGGGACTCGCGCAGGATGCGCCGGTCCAGGTGGTTGAGGCTGTCCGGGTCCAGGCGGTTGGAATAGGGCAGGTTGTCGCGGGTCTGGCGTTGGTGCTGCTGCATGCGGGTTTGCTGGATAAAGTGGTAGGCCTCTTCGTACGCTGCGCCGTCCAGTGCCTCGATCACGCCCTTGGCCACCAGCTGGCGCAGGCGTTCCAGGGTATTGCAGGCACCGATGCCGTTGGCCAGGGCCAGCAGCCGGGCGCCATCGACGAAGGGCGTCAGGCCCTGGACCTTGAGGTCGAGGGTGGCGGCCTTGTCGTTGCCCTGACGGGTCAGCACGAACTCGCGCAGGCGGCCCACCGGCGGGCGTTGGCGCAAGGCGTTGTCAGCCATCATGCGCTGGAAGATGCGGTTATCGGCCACCTGGTCCAGCAGGCCCTGGCGCAGTTGCTCGCAGCCTTGCTCGTCGCCCCACACCACGCGCAGGTCGAAATAGATGCTCGAGCCCAGCAGGTTCTCCGGGCTGGCTTCGCGGACAAAACCGGCAAAACGCCGCGCCCATTCACTGCGCGACAGGCACAGCTCGGGGTTGCCGGCCATGACGTTGCCCTTGCACAGGGTGAAGCCGCACTGGGCCAGGCACTGGTTGATGTATTGCGCCAGCGGCAGCAGGCGGACGCGGATGGCGTCGGCTTCGGCGCTGTCGGCGGCTTCGAAGAGGATGCCGTTGTCCTGGTCAGTGTGCAGGGTTTGTTCACGTCGACCTTCGCTGCCAAAGCACAACCAGCTGAACGGTACGCCCGGGTCACCGCGTTCGGCCAACGCCAGCTCGATCACCCGGCACACGGTGTGGTCGTTGAGCAGGGTGATGATCTGGGTGATCTGTGTGGACGAGGCGCCGTGGGCGAGCATGCGTTCGACCAGCTGGCTGATTTCGCCGCGCAGCGATACCAGGGTGTCCAGGCGTGGCGCATGGCGGATGGTACGCGCCAGGTGCACCAGGTCTACCCGTTGCAGGGAGAACAGGTCGCGCTCCGAAACCACGCCGCACAGGCGCCTGTTTTCAACCAGGCACACGTGGGCGATATGCCGTTCGGTCATGGCCATGGCTGCGTCGAAGGCGCTGGCCTGGGGGCTGAGGTAGAACGGCTGGGCCGTCATGTGCCGCGCGATGGGTGCACCCAGGTCGGCATCGGCCGCAGCCACCACCTGGCGCAGGTCGCGCAGGGTGAAGATACCGGTGGGGTAGCGCTGCGGGTCGACCACCACGATGCTGCCGACCTGCTGCTCATGCATCAGCCGCACGGCATCGCGCAGGGGCGTGTCGGCGCTGCACACCACCGGGTGGCGCATGGCCAGTTCCCCCAATGGCGTGTTCAACGAATACTGGGTGCCGAGGGTTTCCACCGCACGCTGGCGTACCTGCTGGTTGACCTGGTCGAGCAGGCTGCTGACCCCGCGCAGGGCAAAATCCCGAAACACTTC
This genomic interval carries:
- a CDS encoding FecR domain-containing protein, whose translation is MSSAPVSSRVLEAAIAWKLSLDSGSGTPDERSEFMRWHAASEEHARAWRQLGAMDQRVSAAAGPARQALLQSRAGLRRRIGKVGGGLAGMFLLGSLLAWVGAPSLAPSYWLADQRTATGELRTLRLEDGTLLSLNSHTAVDIDYAGEQRVIVLHQGEISVETGHQDSRPLLVRTEDGSLRPLGTRFLVRREDGGTRLEVLQASVAAMPLNSGDEQVLREGQQVLMNTNGLGRIGAVPAGADAWTRGMLVVDNVRLGDLLAVLGQYRSGYLGVDDEVADLRVTGSFPLTDTDLALASLVPALPVKVERHTQWWVTVGPK
- a CDS encoding putative nucleotidyltransferase substrate binding domain-containing protein translates to MSKKDAYSQAGRTAVLQNIQGTLQFLQRFPPFNQMEHSHLAYLVEQCQLRFYASGESIVKPADGPVEHFYIVKQGRVVGERQHLVKPGVETTFEITSGECFPLAALLGERATRTEHLAGEDTFCLQLNKPAFIRVFSMSEVFRDFALRGVSSLLDQVNQQVRQRAVETLGTQYSLNTPLGELAMRHPVVCSADTPLRDAVRLMHEQQVGSIVVVDPQRYPTGIFTLRDLRQVVAAADADLGAPIARHMTAQPFYLSPQASAFDAAMAMTERHIAHVCLVENRRLCGVVSERDLFSLQRVDLVHLARTIRHAPRLDTLVSLRGEISQLVERMLAHGASSTQITQIITLLNDHTVCRVIELALAERGDPGVPFSWLCFGSEGRREQTLHTDQDNGILFEAADSAEADAIRVRLLPLAQYINQCLAQCGFTLCKGNVMAGNPELCLSRSEWARRFAGFVREASPENLLGSSIYFDLRVVWGDEQGCEQLRQGLLDQVADNRIFQRMMADNALRQRPPVGRLREFVLTRQGNDKAATLDLKVQGLTPFVDGARLLALANGIGACNTLERLRQLVAKGVIEALDGAAYEEAYHFIQQTRMQQHQRQTRDNLPYSNRLDPDSLNHLDRRILRESLRQAQRLQSSLALRYQL
- a CDS encoding 3'-5' exonuclease → MSLFAWLRPSAPELDHATRQRLARLPKAAPLGVCTLREQRWVVLDLETSGLNPNRDQVLSVGAVAIEDGAIDFAQQFERTLHRPLQKTNASVLIHGLGPSALAAGCDPAEALLDLLDFIGNSPVLAFHAPFDQRMLARALKESLGYRLQSPFLDVAELAPMLNPDTVLREAGLDDWVTRFGLQVEERHHASADALVTAELALILFSQARRQQLDSPLQLEQRLRGWRRRKVHNHGL
- a CDS encoding RNA polymerase sigma factor, coding for MSSAQSPHADLVGALYRDHRGWLLAWLQRSMACRQRAEDLSQDTFVRLLGREQLVRPREPRAFLAAVAKGLMFDHFRRAALEQAYLAELALMPEAEQPSPEVQHLILEDLKAIDRLLGKLSSKARAAFLHNRLDGMGHAEIAERLGVSVSRVRQYIAQGMRQCYVALYGEPT
- a CDS encoding TonB-dependent siderophore receptor, with amino-acid sequence MSRAVDRILRPSLMALAIAVAAPLASPALFAAEQSAPRTYDLPGAPLATTLNQIASQAGIALAIDPALVSGRTSAPVSGHYDGLGALQAALRGTGLQLQQSSVGSYSLVATPEGTLALPETAINATSSYESAWGTSSGYVATRTAAGTKTDTPIVETPRSMTVITRQQLDDRQVLNLNDALRYTAGVQSSGYGSDSRADWLRIRGFEPTQFLDGLPLPKGSFANPKVEPWNLERITVLRGPASSLYGQTPPGGLLDMVSRRPQFESAHQIEAQVGSNEHQQINFDSTGKIDDEGKFLYRVSGVVRDSNSSVDHIPDKRYNIAPSLTWNIDDDTKLTFISQYTRDDTGITGQFLPLQGTKLDGPTGKISHHKNLGEPDWDFYDRTYYALGYAFEHRLNDTWQFRQNLRYTKSDLSFQAVQVATVNSIDADGNVNRESGIVNEDISQFAVDNNFQADFQTGDISHTVLLGLDHQRSNTNYQWLYGMGVPPINVNRPVYGADLSNVTYFAMQDFQQKTHQTGAYVQDQMSLDNWRLTLGGREDWIHTGAVFHNSNDATNTQRDKAFSGNVGLSYVFDNGITPYFSYTESFQPASGANFNSTESFKPTEGRQYEVGVKYQPVGTDTLLTAAVYDLKQQNVSVTEGSITRQVGELQVRGLELEASTQVTENLKAIASYTYTDTEILKGDDKGNRMALIPRNQATLWADYTWHSGPLDGFGIGGGVRYVGDTYGNTANTELAHVGSYTVYDASVHYDLGSLDNSMKGLTVAVEAKNLFNKDYLANCDGYWCYYGDERNVVASVNYKF